One Setaria viridis chromosome 7, Setaria_viridis_v4.0, whole genome shotgun sequence genomic region harbors:
- the LOC117865258 gene encoding uncharacterized protein gives MERVNSSLCLENLRMMHENERLRRKAQQLDQENKALLAQLKRKQQQQQHNSSASSSASQQQQGAPSAATAANNFKAAGKQQPTM, from the coding sequence ATGGAGCGTGTGAACTCGAGCCTGTGCCTGGAGAACCTGCGGATGATGCACGAGAACGAGCGGCTGCGGAGGAAGGCGCAGCAGCTGGACCAGGAGAACAAGGCCCTCCTCGCCCAGCTCAAgcgcaagcagcagcagcagcagcacaactcctcggcgtcgtcgtcggcgtcccagcagcagcaaggcgccccttccgccgccaccgcggccaaCAACTTCAAGGCGGCCGGCAAGCAGCAGCCCACTATGTGA
- the LOC117864119 gene encoding uncharacterized protein: MAGIRMASDDDGRKKVVPDIDDEDELFELDIDLLDGHRGHYYSAAVADDGQQQHALLANCLLPARSVSNAVPVDASSALSSYPYSGYYSSRRLVFGGGVGRRFLLGRPGNSARFCFSSRGFDAYFQRY; encoded by the coding sequence ATGGCAGGCATACGCATGGCCAGCGACGACGATGGCCGGAAGAAGGTGGTCCCCGAcatcgacgacgaggacgagctgTTCGAGCTCGACATCGACCTCCTCGACGGCCACCGCGGCCATTACTATTCTGCTGCCGTCGCCGACgacgggcagcagcagcatgctcTGCTGGCCAACTGCCTGCTGCCAGCACGGTCGGTGAGCAACGCGGTGCCGGTCGACGCGAGCAGCGCGCTGTCGTCGTACCCCTACTCCGGCTACTACAGCTCCAGGAGGCTCGTCTTTGGTGGCGGCGTCGGCAGGAGGTTTCTTCTTGGACGGCCAGGGAACTCGGCCAGGTTTTGCTTCTCGAGCAGAGGCTTCGATGCCTACTTTCAGAGGTACTGA